Within Phycisphaerales bacterium, the genomic segment GGCGTCAGTGCCGGGTGACGTCGACTACCCGTTCCACAGGCAATTGCACCTCACCCAGCTTGAGGAATCCCGGTACGAATGGACTGTTATATGCCATGTAACGCGGCGGGCCGACGATGCGCAACCGGTCGGCATGCTCCGACGCGTACGCGCGCAGCCGCCGCAGACCGCGCTCGAAGTTCCGCTCGTTGTAGCCACCGCGTTGTGCAATGGAGAGCACAGTAAGAGGCGGCCGATCTTCCACTTGTACGCGGGCGTCAGCGATGTCGGGGCCGGGCTGGCCAAGAGTGGGCCAGCGGTACAGGAATGCCATGGAGTCGGCCTGGTTGGTCGAACCGGCATAGACCATTTCGACCGGGGCGGTCATCGCAATGTCATTCCGCTTGATGTGGTTGAAAAGCGGTCGGAACATGCCGTTCTGGGTGCCGTTGCGGCCGAGAGCGGTGGCGCGCACCCGTGCGAGGCGGTAGGCGGGATAATCCTTGATGACGACTTCGTCGAGTGGACCGGGTGGCGGGAAGCCCGCGGGTAGTTCGGCCTCGCGGAACATGAACGGGGAACGCATCTCGGACTCCGGCGCGGGTTCTGGATCGGCCGTGGCAACGACCGTGTTCACGGGTTGCCGGGCCGGCGGTGTC encodes:
- a CDS encoding heme-binding protein; its protein translation is MTALLGCLFLGGCATTPPARQPVNTVVATADPEPAPESEMRSPFMFREAELPAGFPPPGPLDEVVIKDYPAYRLARVRATALGRNGTQNGMFRPLFNHIKRNDIAMTAPVEMVYAGSTNQADSMAFLYRWPTLGQPGPDIADARVQVEDRPPLTVLSIAQRGGYNERNFERGLRRLRAYASEHADRLRIVGPPRYMAYNSPFVPGFLKLGEVQLPVERVVDVTRH